A genomic segment from Lutzomyia longipalpis isolate SR_M1_2022 chromosome 3, ASM2433408v1 encodes:
- the LOC129793756 gene encoding ceramide kinase gives MEPHEAVLLAALHVGKKRVRAILHAGFIAWEPSNPKQAHERHQVPLTDIVTVLCSGATFTLVYGKRRPSSHEWRLQRTTFVASDATTAEAWTAEARRQIEAQKHRPRRVLVFINPYGGRRAAPRIYERRVRPLLELAGIEAEEIVTERPQQIRETLLEASLDNFDGIACVGGDGTFSELFNGLVARECRDAGVPMTSASLPRPRIPLAVIPGGSTNTVAFCMHGTDDPTTCAMHLVLGQRAGLDLCSTTSSDPEGARLYASVLSYGYLGDIAKESERYRWMGPRRYDYSGLRKFLGNRGYRGEVSVLLDHSDPAAETSKCVEGCERCNAPVDDATEAPTSDTETPWQVIRGKFLMVNGANISCACRRSPCGMSPSCHLADGCVDVILVNHTHIFNNLRLLLRLSSRKGSVAQLPFVRVLRARGFHFRPHDGGNGSGAATGSQQPIAPSGGKQSVWNCDGEVLTEGEATIRPHRQLVTVFRRPLVDPEEPGCALCS, from the exons ATGGAGCCTCATGAAGCCGTCCTGCTTGCAGCGCTCCACGTGGGCAAGAAGCGTGTCAGGGCAATCCTGCATGCAGGATTTATCGCCTGGGAGCCAAGTAATCCCAAACAGGCACATGAAAGGCACCAG gTGCCTCTGACGGACATTGTGACGGTTTTATGCAGTGGCGCTACCTTTACATTGGTTTACGGGAAGCGGCGGCCTAGTAGTCACGAATGGAGGCTACAACGAACAACTTTCGTGGCATCTGATGCAACAACAGCTGAAGCATGGACGGCTGAGGCAAGGCGGCAAATTGAGGCACAAAAACATCGTCCACGGCGTGTGCTTGTATTTATTAATCCATACGGAGGACGGCGGGCGGCGCCACGTATCTATGAGCGACGTGTGCGACCACTCTTAGAATTAGCTGGTATTGAGGCAGAG gAGATTGTCACGGAGCGCCCCCAGCAAATAAGGGAGACACTCCTGGAGGCATCTCTTGATAATTTCGATGGGATTGCCTGCGTTGGGGGTGATGGGACATTTTCGGAACTCTTCAATGGGCTCGTGGCACGTGAGTGTCGTGATGCAGGAGTTCCCATGACAAGTGCATCCCTACCACGACCCCGAATCCCATTGGCTGTCATTCCTGGTGGAAGTACGAATACAGTTGCATTCTGTATGCATGGCACTGATGATCCCACCACGTGTGCAATGCACCTTGTTCTCGGGCAACGTGCTGGTCTTGATCTTTGCTCAACAACAAGTTCCGATCCAGAGGGGGCACGGCTGTATGCGAGTGTTCTGTCCTATGGGTACCTCGGGGATATTGCGAAGGAGAGTGAACGCTATAGGTGGATGGGACCACGTCGGTATGACTATTCGggcttgagaaaattccttggGAATCGGGGGTATCGTGGGGAGGTGTCTGTGCTGCTGGATCATTCAGATCCAGCTGCGGAGACAAGCAAATGTGTCGAGGGGTGTGAGAGGTGCAATGCCCCTGTTGATGATGCCACGGAGGCTCCCACGTCGGACACAGAGACACCGTGGCAGGTGATTCGTGGGAAGTTCCTAATGGTCAATGGGGCTAATATATCATGCGCATGCCGTCGTAGCCCGTGCGGGATGTCCCCATCATGCCATCTTGCTGATGGGTGTGTTGATGTGATTCTCGTGAATCACACGCACATCTTCAATAACCTCCGGCTCCTACTTAGGCTCTCTTCGCGCAAAGGTTCCGTGGCACAATTGCCCTTTGTACGTGTCCTCCGTGCACGTGGATTCCACTTTAGACCCCACGATGGTGGCAATGGCAGCGGTGCGGCAACAGGTAGCCAACAACCAATTGCCCCATCAGGGGGCAAGCAGAGTGTGTGGAATTGCGACGGGGAGGTCCTAACCGAAGGCGAGGCCACAATACGCCCCCATAGGCAACTTGTAACTGTCTTTAGGCGCCCCCTTGTTGATCCCGAGGAACCAGGGTGTGCGCTATGTAGTTAG